From the Rhinatrema bivittatum chromosome 3, aRhiBiv1.1, whole genome shotgun sequence genome, one window contains:
- the NANP gene encoding N-acylneuraminate-9-phosphatase isoform X4, whose protein sequence is MVLSGVKAVFFDLDNTLIDTAGASKKAIQEVINVLRYKHHYSKEDAIATCDHFQTKLLQESCDPASQMSIDELRVLHWEEAIQETRNTEPNRSLATECYSLWKSTRLDHMTLGEATRDLLTNLRKATRLLLLTNGERQVQREKIEACACQPYFDAIVVGGEHEEEKPALSIFQHCCSILGVRPEDCIMVGDNLDTDILGGLNAGLKATVWINKNMSMVKSPSPVPHYTIPSVLDLPAVLTSIDHKDSECRHSLND, encoded by the exons ATGGTTCTCAGTGGTGTGAAGGCTGTGTTTTTTGACCTGGACAACACGCTGATCGATACGGCAGGGGCCAGCAAGAAAGCCATCCAGGAG GTTATAAATGTACTAAGATATAAACATCACTACAGTAAGGAAGATGCTATTGCTACATGTGATCATTTCCAAACAAAACTCCTTCAAGAGTCCTGTGATCCTGCTTCTCAGATGAGCATCGATGAGCTGAGAGTTTTGCACTGGGAAGAAGCCATCCAGGAAACCAGAAACACCGAGCCCAACAGGAGTCTGGCCACGGAGTGTTATTCCCTGTGGAAATCCACGCGCTTAGACCACATGACCTTGGGAGAAGCTACAAGAGACCTGCTGACCAATCTCCGAAAAGCCACCCGTCTTCTTCTGCTAACAAATGGAGAAAGACAAGTGCAGAGGGAGAAGATTGAAGCTTGTGCCTGCCAGCCCTACTTTGATGCCATTGTGGTAGGAGGGGAGCACGAAGAAGAGAAGCCAGCACTTTCTATATTTCAGCATTGTTGtagtatcctgggtgtgcggcCTGAGGACTGCATCATGGTGGGTGACAATCTGGACACTGACATCTTAGGAGGCCTCAATGCTGGCTTGAAGGCGACTGTCTGGATAAATAAAAACATGTCAATGGTTAAATCCCCCTCCCCGGTACCTCACTACACCATACCTTCTGTGTTAGATCTGCCAGCAGTTCTAACGAGCATAGACCATAAAGATTCTGAATGCAGACACTCATTAAATGACTAA